Proteins co-encoded in one Arachis hypogaea cultivar Tifrunner chromosome 13, arahy.Tifrunner.gnm2.J5K5, whole genome shotgun sequence genomic window:
- the LOC112732725 gene encoding uncharacterized protein — MTPFWLVYRKAYHLLVEVKHKAYWAAKECNSELGGVGIERKLQLQELECIRLKAYENSRLYKEKVKVVHDKNIKRRKFRVGDQVLLYNSRLRLLPGKLRSRWDGPYVVEKVEPYGVVHLSNPSSPTFFKSMATV, encoded by the coding sequence ATGACTCCGTTCTGGCTAGTCTATAGAAAGGCTTATCACCTTCTGGTAGAGGTGAAACACAAGGCTTATTGGGCTGCGAAGGAATGTAACTCAGAATTGGGAGGAGTCGGAAttgaaaggaaattgcaactgcaagaattggagtGCATTCGTCttaaagcttatgaaaactcaagGCTCTACAAAGAAAAGGTGAAAGTGGTACATGACAAGAACATCAAGAGGAGAAAGTTTAGAGTTGGGGATCAAGTCCTTCTCTATAACTCAAGGTTGCGATTATTGCCGGGCAAACTGAGGTCAAGGTGGGATGGACCATATGTGGTAGAAAAGGTTGAACCGTATGGAGTTGTCCACTTGAGTAACCCCTCAAGCCCTACCTTCTTCAAGTCAATGGCCACGGTTTAA